A window of Benincasa hispida cultivar B227 chromosome 9, ASM972705v1, whole genome shotgun sequence genomic DNA:
CAGGTCCTGAAATCGAACCATGTGCTTGCCAGCAGGAAGACGTTGAAATCTCGGAAATGTTCGATAAGAGTAGAATGTCTTCCAGAAATAAGCCTACACATGGCAATGTATCGCTGCAAGCAAATTTTATGGCTTCAGTTGTTGCTGTGGTTCCTTTGATGTGAATGAATGATATGTCTTCAATTTTAACAGCTGATGTCTGCAATCTCAAAAACAAGAAGTTATTGGTACTTCTGAATGAAGGCTTAAGGAAATGGGCAATGGAAAAGGCAGGGAAATGAATGAGTTTGAACTCTTACCTGATTGGCACATGGCAGATTCGAGTCGCAGTAATACTGATCTATGATTATTGGATTTGATACATTTTTCATCAACATGTTCTTGAAGGTAACATCAGTGACACAGCCACTGCCCCCCTGTTGGACACAGGAAACAGGAGCACAGATCAGCTAAACTTATTTGTGGGAGACATAATGTATAAGAAATGAGCCTGAACAAACGCATTTTACCTGCCATGTTTTAATTCTTGCTCCATTTTCGGTGTTCGACAAAACAGCTCCATCAACTCTTACATTACGTACCTGCGCCGTTGTGTTTTGCTTTCCCAAGCTTCCAATACTGATCAACAAAAGAGCGATGGATCCACATCAATTTCTTTGATCCAATCAAAGTAATCCAACTAGTGAACATTTATGTTACCTTATTCCATGGCCTGGCCCACAGACAATGTCTCTGATCAAGACCCTTGAAGAATTACTAACTATAGAGACACAGTCGTCTCCTGGAAAGAGAGTGCATCTGCATTAGAATTCGCTATTACGTAAAAGCAAAAGATAGCACTCGGTCATCATCTTTGTTGTCAGATTTGCAATTTAGAAAGTTGAATTGAGCTGAAAGATACTGAAATTAACTTGAGAGTTTTGTCAACTCAGCTCATATCCACAAATTGATTGTTTACCattgaagtccaaaattttaCGTGATATCAACCCATTCATCAGCAGACTAATTTgctaaaaggaaaaaacttgGTTCAACAAATTCTATGATGGAAGGGGAAAATTCAGGCAGCGAACAAGGCAAAACCTTGTGATAGCAATATAAAGCCTACTTGGGTTGCATATTTATTGCCCTTGTATCTCAGTGGCTGAattatattgacaaaattttCTGCAATTGACCACAACAATTGGAAGTTTGTGGCTGGAAATCTTCCTTGTTTTCTAGGATTGCCTCATGCTCATCcaaacatgataaaaaaaaaatgttctcaTTCAACCATGCATTCAATTTTATCAACTACGAAAATATCTGTTGCTTCACTATTATGTCTTTCATAAATCTAAACTCAGCAGAAGAAAGATTCAGTCTGTTAAGTGATGAGTTGGCATGAGATGACTAACCTGTACTAATGATGCTATTCTTGACCATGACACCCTTCGATGCACTGATATGGATTCCATCGGTATTTGGGCTAAAGGCAGGAGCAATCACTTTGAGATTAGAGGCAACAACACGTAGACAGTTCGTAAAAGAAACATGCATCTGTTGACTGTCAATTATCAATAGATGATGAACCTTTAAATTCTTACACTTATGGAAAGTAATGGCCTGCAATAGAATAGTGAAAATGTCACCATGGGCAACATTCTTTGTCAGTACATTTCAAAGCTCAGCTGAGAAGCAAAATGAAGACGGAGAATTTAGCACAAGAACCACTCACTGTTGGAGCATGTCGACATAGCTGCCATATAAGAAACAGAAAAACAAAGGTCATTGCCAACCTCGAGACAATTTTGGATAAGTTATCTTGAAACAAGACAGAAGGATACAGGGTTCGAAGAAGAAATTACATTTGTTGAGTTAATTTTGCAAGATCTCATCCACCATTCATATCCCATTCCGTTAATCTCTCCTCCGCCTTCAAGAGTCAGATGGTTCACCCCACGGAAGTAAAGCCATTTCCGTGGATTTAGACCAGCCCAGGCATTTGGATCTTTAGGAGCATTGATGGTGccatatatcttttaaaaatacaaactaCAACACTGAATGTACGGAAATAATTGAGTGGTAAAAAGTCTAAAAGCATATAAGGGTCAAAGAAATACTGTTTGAAAGGGAGAAGAATGGCATTTGGCTCATACCCTCAAGGTCACCCTTGACCGACAAGGACCATGAAGCTCAATAGGATGCACCAGAAATGTGTTACTAGCTGGAAAAACAATTCGTGCTCTAGTGGGGAAAAAACAAGCCATCTTCCAGGCTTCCATGAGTGCCTTGAGCCAAAAATTATAACAACATTAGCAAAACGAAAATTCTACTTCATAATGTCACAAATGTCTGTCGAATCAAGCTTAAATAGAGAATGTAGCACCAAACATTCAAAGGctacaaaaaaaatgaaaagggaaaatCATGAGAAAGTATTCATTTCAATCTAAGCATTCTGACCCATAAAAGGAAAATCAGCATCATCATATGGTCGATATTCATAATGATACGGACAACAGAACTTCCACCTATCTGCACGatgatatgatattgtccaTTTTGGGCATAAACTCTCATGACTTTACTTTACTTTTAGAATCACCCAAAAAACCtcattatcaataaagataatCATCTTTACTTAAATACACATGATCACTTCCTTCCCTAATTAATATGGACTTTGTCTGCACACATAACACAGAAAGCTTGGAAATATACAATATCTGCAAGGACCATAAAGCTCTAGAGGGTGCACCATAAATGGATAACTATCTGGAAAAACCATTCGTGTTCTAGTGGGGAAAGAACAACCCATCTCTTCCAGGCAGCCAATAATGCCTAGAGCCACAATTATTACAGCGTATGCAAAAACGAGCATTATACTTCATAATGTATGTCACAAATGTCTGTCTAATCCATCTAAAAAAGAACAAGGCACCAAACTTTCCAATGGCTACAAAGGATCAAGATGGAAAACCATGAAAAGTTGCAGAGGAAGTCCTTACACTTCAAGCATTTCAATCTAAGAAATGAAGCAATCAATCTAGCCCATTACACGAAAAtcaaaaaaagggaaaaggggATTATCATCAACCGAAAATCAATGTTCATTAAAAATATTGGAAATATACAAGATAGAAAACCCTTTTGGATCTTTAAAATACCTGAGTATCATTGCTAATCCCATCTCCTTTTGCCCCAAAATCGCCAAGATAGAAAACCCCTTTGGATCTGGGTCGAGTTGTGTTGAACCCAGATAGTGGGAGCTGCAATAACGAGTCAAATTCAGCTGAACATTCAAAGCTTAAGCTCGTCAACACAGTAAATAGAAAGATGGGTATTGGAGAGGGCCACAATCGTTGGCCTTTCATGATCAAAGACAGAGCTTTCGCGGGATTTGTAGGTTTTTTTTTACAGATAATCTAATTGTACTTTGAAATGTAATTAATACCCAAAGCGCCAATTTCTTATATAGTCCTTCAATGTTAGAAATAGAAACCAAAGAAGTTAGcttttttgttgttttaattATGGTGTTGAATTATTGAACACTGACAGCTCATATGTCGGGACGAAATTAAGCAATTGTAATAACTGGCTATACGATCACCTAACATTCAACTTATATAATATCGTCAAAATGATCATAATTAACTAATATACAGATAGTAGTGGACCAAAATTACATGTTAGGAAGCACAACTCTATATAggattaaaattttagtttattaacaTCTAaatttatgtcatatataattcatactttaaaaaatatatactagatgatgtataatatgtattagcatacatttttctaaaaaaataatgtaactattggctataaaattaaatttgtgaggttcaattagaaaaaaacaatttttttttatctaataacgATTCATTTTCAAGcatttcaaatgttttatgagacttttatatactaaatttaaagtttatatgtctattagacattttaagggact
This region includes:
- the LOC120085246 gene encoding probable polygalacturonase At1g80170, with amino-acid sequence MKGQRLWPSPIPIFLFTVLTSLSFECSAEFDSLLQLPLSGFNTTRPRSKGVFYLGDFGAKGDGISNDTQALMEAWKMACFFPTRARIVFPASNTFLVHPIELHGPCRSRVTLRIYGTINAPKDPNAWAGLNPRKWLYFRGVNHLTLEGGGEINGMGYEWWMRSCKINSTNLCRHAPTAITFHKCKNLKVHHLLIIDSQQMHVSFTNCLRVVASNLKVIAPAFSPNTDGIHISASKGVMVKNSIISTGDDCVSIVSNSSRVLIRDIVCGPGHGISIGSLGKQNTTAQVRNVRVDGAVLSNTENGARIKTWQGGSGCVTDVTFKNMLMKNVSNPIIIDQYYCDSNLPCANQTSAVKIEDISFIHIKGTTATTEAIKFACSDTLPCVGLFLEDILLLSNISEISTSSCWQAHGSISGPVYPPPCFLSNENFIQQKVQPDPASHSF